A part of Miscanthus floridulus cultivar M001 chromosome 6, ASM1932011v1, whole genome shotgun sequence genomic DNA contains:
- the LOC136459218 gene encoding uncharacterized protein, which produces MCNSNVKSAGVAQIDGRPVLQPAGNRVAAPADAARPLKKSLQKSLSMPASYDNNNNATAAARPAAPPENTRAAAASLLPPATPASATTRAAARAAGAAVAAEKTSRSTKASRKPGAVLPVVTFAALEAFEPAAAGSIAAAQREHAAQAQAQRKLRIAHYGRTASFSRVEGRVGATATATAAAAAEPAVPASPTVHDEKRCSFITSYSDPLYVAYHDEEWGVPVHDDELLFEMLTLSGVQVGADWTSILKKRHVYREAFSGFNVDAVSKYTEKQMASLSADYGLDLGTVRGTVNNACRILEVRRDFGSLDKYVWAFVNNKPLSPSYKYSRKIPVKTSKSESISKDMVRRGFRFVGPTVIHSFMQAVGLTNDHLVSCPRHRVCSAAARVN; this is translated from the exons ATGTGCAACTCCAACGTCAAGTCCGCGGGCGTGGCCCAGATCGACGGCCGCCCGGTGCTGCAGCCGGCGGGCAACCGCGTGGCGGCGCCGGCGGACGCCGCCCGCCCGCTCAAGAAGTCCCTGCAGAAGTCGCTCTCCATGCCGGCTTcctacgacaacaacaacaatgccACCGCGGCCGCCCGCCCCGCGGCGCCGCCCGAGAACACCCGTGCGGCGGCGGCTTCTCTGCTGCCTCCTGCGACGCCGGCCTCGGCCACCACgagggcggcggcgagggcggcaggcgccgccgtggccgcggAGAAGACCAGCAGGTCCACCAAGGCCAGCAGGAAGCCCGGCGCCGTGCTGCCGGTGGTGACGTTCGCGGCGCTGGAGGCGTTCGAGCCAGCCGCAGCCGGGAGCATCGCCGCGGCGCAGCGGGAGCACGCcgcgcaggcgcaggcgcagcgCAAGCTGCGGATCGCGCACTACGGCCGCACCGCGTCCTTCTCCCGGGTGGAGGGCCGAGTcggcgccaccgccaccgccacggcCGCGGCCGCTGCCGAGCCGGCCGTCCCCGCCTCACCCACCGTCCACGACGAGAAGCGCTGCAGCTTCATCACGTCCTACTCAG ACCCTCTGTATGTCGCGTACCACGACGAGGAGTGGGGAGTGCCCGTGCACGACGACGA GTTGCTATTCGAGATGCTCACACTGTCTGGCGTGCAAGTCGGGGCCGACTGGACTTCCATCCTCAAGAAAAGACACGTCTACAG GGAGGCATTCTCCGGCTTCAACGTGGACGCGGTCTCCAAGTACACCGAGAAGCAGATGGCGTCGCTGAGCGCCGACTACGGCCTGGATTTGGGCACCGTCAGAGGAACCGTCAACAACGCCTGCCGGATTCTCGAG GTGCGGAGGGACTTTGGCTCACTGGACAAGTACGTGTGGGCGTTCGTGAACAACAAGCCGCTGTCGCCGAGCTACAAGTACAGCCGGAAGATCCCGGTGAAGACGTCCAAGTCGGAGTCCATCAGCAAGGACATGGTCCGGCGCGGCTTCCGCTTCGTCGGCCCCACTGTCATCCACTCCTTTATGCAGGCGGTCGGGCTCACCAATGACCACCTCGTCTCGTGCCCGCGCCACCGCGTCTGCTCCGCCGCCGCACGCGTTAACTGA
- the LOC136459217 gene encoding LOW QUALITY PROTEIN: disease resistance protein At4g27190-like (The sequence of the model RefSeq protein was modified relative to this genomic sequence to represent the inferred CDS: inserted 1 base in 1 codon), whose product MQVHELALGGMTRLTQETLTAEKNRISSIMASYCCFWRRRRTIRFPRIINPGQSISFQDMLGLLVRPDVGVIVIQGIGGSGKTWAANAAYRAARTSNLFQEYVWVPLSMNCSMRQCINKIAASLPCNKGYNLSIERTKAIIKEYLTKRKFLLVLDNSYFTEESILECLGVPRPRQQSLGSKIIVTTRTVKGRGXSWNQISFIVPQPLTYEETYDLLREKIGKAISFAHDLINYCFGIPLTIVLLAGVLCDAPTQEAFSELVAKAHVALGAHISVFNTMERMVKFGYCQLPSDNVRHCLLYCLLFPEDRGISVKELFWYWKMDGLLQETTGFDEAIHIGKEILDVLIKHGMVYLDDNGHVRMHDVIRETMSRYGNDNGYKDQRDWHVSNPIIRLEHLAKYSRRVSLMDTEMECLDGNPRCSFISSLLLRGNYLLKAMSEEFFCHMGQLGILDLSFTLIQVLPRSISCLTRLRMLLLIGCDYLKEIQHINPLARLEVLNASGCGSLKSVGSGSFDHMVLLKVLDLSATSITFLTSIPAAMELRHLNLQGCPFLGSELPYGVSKSGAVRNLPLGDVENIADWMSMRWLPCGLTFNLSDRHGSEVSFDANMGANTYVYASDAYFFNCLKKDSPLWFNCFQKFQIVISRSMDNQTMDTDVEAKKTDSIIQNSYFRTKRFAHSIEPIRYLEINGTIGVPSDLDGIIGHAELISLQRLAMATQLSDLNISSMEAVRELWVENCEHLESFLTAEVVQALSEVGNLHSLWISKMEKLSSFCKGVEDVTSFSCLKHLLFDCCPNLICLLPSVLHFPNLETLNIRFCDILERAFDSSALGEDTLPRLQSLQLWELPELTSVCSGVLPSLKNLKVRGCAKLRKIPVGVNENSPFLTTIGEQLWWDSLIWDDETIKRWLLFRNWGPLLPHIATEG is encoded by the exons ATGCAAGTGCACGAATTGGCACTTGGCGGCATGACCAGACTAACTCAGGAAACACTCACAGCTGAAAAAAACAGGATAAGCAGCATAATGGCGTCCTATTGTTGCTTTTGGAGGCGAAGGCGGACAATCCGATTTCCAAGAATTATAAATCCTGGTCAGTCAATTTCATTCCAAGATATGCTCGGGCTGCTTGTTCGTCCAGATGTTGGAGTAATTGTCATCCAAGGTATTGGTGGCTCCGGAAAAACATGGGCTGCAAATGCTGCATACCGGGCAGCAAGGACTTCGAATCTCTTTCAAGAGTATGTCTGGGTTCCATTGTCAATGAATTGTAGCATGAGGCAGTGTATCAATAAGATTGCAGCGTCTCTTCCATGCAACAAAGGATATAACTTGTCCATAGAAAGAACTAAGGCCATAATCAAGGAATATCTCACAAAACGGAaattccttcttgttcttgataatTCTTATTTCACGGAAGAAAGTATCTTAGAGTGCCTGGGAGTTCCTCGTCCTCGACAGCAAAGtcttggctcaaaaatcattgtGACTACAAGAACTGTGAAGGGGAGAG AATCATGGAACCAGATATCGTTTATAGTGCCACAACCTCTCACTTATGAAGAGACATACGACCTGCTGCGTGAGAAGATTGGAAAAGCTATCAGTTTTGCACACGACTTAATCAACTACTGTTTTGGCATCCCACTCACAATCGTCCTATTGGCTGGGGTTCTGTGTGATGCACCTACACAAGAGGCATTTAGTGAGTTGGTAGCAAAAGCACATGTCGCCCTAGGAGCCCATATATCAGTATTCAACACCATGGAGCGCATGGTGAAATTCGGATACTGTCAGCTTCCTAGCGATAATGTGCGACACTGCTTGCTGTACTGCCTACTCTTCCCGGAGGATCGAGGAATTTCAGTCAAAGAGTTATTCTGGTACTGGAAAATGGATGGTCTACTCCAGGAAACTACTGGTTTTGATGAGGCTATCCACATTGGCAAAGAAATTCTTGATGTCCTCATAAAGCATGGCATGGTATATTTGGACGATAATGGTCATGTACGCATGCATGATGTGATCAGGGAGACCATGTCAAGATATGGAAATGATAATGGTTACAAAGATCAGCGTGACTGGCATGTTAGCAATCCTATTATCAGATTAGAGCATCTTGCCAAGTATAGCAGAAGAGTTTCGTTAATGGATACTGAAATGGAATGCCTTGATGGAAACCCGCGTTGCTCATTTATTTCATCATTACTTTTAAGAGGAAActatcttttgaaagctatgtcgGAAGAATTCTTTTGCCACATGGGACAACTAGGGATACTAGACCTGTCATTTACACTAATCCAAGTGCTGCCGCGTTCCATCTCTTGTTTGACTAGACTAAGAATGTTATTGCTGATTGGGtgtgattatttaaaggaaattCAACACATAAATCCATTGGCGCGGCTGGAGGTACTGAATGCTTCAGGTTGTGGTTCCCTGAAGAGTGTAGGCTCTGGGTCATTTGACCATATGGTTTTGCTCAAGGTCCTTGACCTTTCTGCAACTTCCATCACTTTCTTGACCTCAATTCCAGCAGCTATGGAGCTTCGCCACCTAAATCTCCAGGGGTGCCCATTTCTGGGGTCTGAGCTACCTTATGGTGTGTCAAAAAGTGGTGCTGTACGGAATCTGCCGCTTGGCGATGTTGAAAATATAGCAGATTGGATGAGCATGCGGTGGTTACCATGTGGGCTGACTTTTAATCTGTCTGATCGGCATGGCTCAGAAGTATCATTTGATGCTAACATGGGTGCTAATACATATGTTTATGCCAGTGATGCCTATTTCTTTAATTGCTTGAAAAAAGACTCTCCGCTGTGGTTTAACTGTTTCCAGAAGTTTCAGATTGTCATCTCCCGTTCGATGGATAACCAAACCATGGACACTGATGTTGAAGCAAAGAAGACAGATTCCATCATTCAGAATTCATACTTTAGGACAAAGCGCTTTGCACATTCCATCGAGCCCATTAGATACCTGGAAATAAATGGTACTATTGGTGTTCCATCTGATCTTGATGGTATTATCGGTCATGCTGAGCTGATATCATTACAGAGATTAGCAATGGCCACCCAACTTTCTGATCTGAATATTAGTAGTATGGAAGCAGTAAGAGAACTCTGGGTGGAAAATTGTGAACACCTAGAGAGTTTTCTGACAGCAGAGGTAGTCCAGGCATTGTCTGAGGTGGGCAACTTGCACAGTTTATGGATCTCCAAAATGGAAAAATTGTCATCCTTCTGCAAAGGAGTGGAAGATGTGACCAGTTTCAGTTGTCTGAAGCACTTGCTCTTCGACTGCTGTCCAAATCTCATATGCCTCCTTCCTTCGGTACTACACTTTCCAAACCTTGAAACATTGAATATAAGGTTTTGTGACATTTTGGAGAGGGCGTTTGACAGCTCGGCCTTGGGAGAGGACACTCTCCCTAGGTTGCAGTCGCTGCAGCTGTGGGAGCTTCCTGAGCTAACCTCTGTCTGTAGTGGAGTCTTGCCATCTCTGAAGAACCTCAAGGTGAGAGGCTGTGCAAAACTGCGGAAAATCCCAGTTGGCGTGAATGAAAACAGCCCATTTCTAACTACTATCGGAGAACAGCTATGGTGGGACAGTTTAATATGGGATGACGAAACCATTAAGCGTTGGTTGCTGTTCAGAAACTGGGGGCCGTTGCTACCTCATATTGCAACTgaaggatga
- the LOC136459216 gene encoding disease resistance RPP13-like protein 4, which translates to MSQERTLDEVVSPFLMQLERARVVPLGPDEDSSHSDIVLLFENIKKEACEVKDILLRVSKWENEIINDFGGIARHLDEIIEEGNQLNSIRSTLQIVNTEMSKLKDRMQLPLHVPMIKPIAPTTLPSSVPSKWVRAKVSEQWKRLEIERKILESSTMSNLQVSYDNLDLQLKLCLLCFSVFPENSIISKRAMIHWWIGEGLVAATRSQTAEDVGNACFEKLIALEMIEPVYQKCRYRVNQCKLHPWIRRMLIKVAKQARFFEFDSDGNATWDCSATHRACLVEEHQQEIDAASLRNLLTIFNVNEQYLQFDKCWFLDLRKIAVLQLGRWHNLRRHHIEVDSTDFLEGLQLSNQLKYLCLRGISRIIELPASIGGLSNLRILDLHACHNLERLSASITSLQMLTHLDVSECYLLEGMPRGIGLLTELHVLKGFVIGGSTGNYNCRVAELARLDKLKKLTIYIGSKVTVTEDELNELENIKGLCVLKITWAVSLSKKERVHQTSDSTPLLTSLSLPLNLEKLDLRCFPGEKIPEWLSPSKLLRLKRLYFTGGMLRTFGNKNMSEVWNIEVLRLKFLNDLSVQWTQVHDIFPKLTFLEVFRCRKLESFPCDKDGVWMNHDMKDIRK; encoded by the coding sequence ATGTCGCAGGAGCGGACATTGGATGAAGTCGTTTCTCCATTTCTAATGCAATTGGAAAGGGCAAGAGTTGTTCCTTTGGGTCCAGATGAGGATAGTTCACATTCAGATATTGTACTTCTTTTTGAAAATATCAAGAAAGAAGCCTGTGAAGTCAAGGATATACTCCTGAGAGTGTctaaatgggaaaatgagataATAAATGATTTTGGAGGAATAGCTCGACATTTGGATGAAATCATAGAAGAAGGCAACCAGCTCAATTCAATACGTTCCACACTTCAAATTGTAAACACTGAGATGTCCAAGTTAAAAGATCGTATGCAACTTCCTCTCCATGTTCCCATGATTAAGCCAATAGCTCCCACAACCTTGCCATCATCTGTACCATCCAAATGGGTTCGTGCAAAAGTTTCGGAGCAGTGGAAAAGACTAGAGATTGAGAGGAAAATCCTTGAGAGCTCAACCATGTCTAACTTGCAGGTTAGCTATGATAATCTTGATCTGCAGCTGAAGTTGTGCTTGTTATGCTTCTCTGTCTTCCCAGAAAATTCCATCATCAGCAAGAGGGCCATGATTCATTGGTGGATTGGTGAGGGGTTAGTAGCAGCCACAAGAAGTCAAACAGCCGAAGATGTTGGAAATGCATGCTTTGAGAAGCTGATTGCTCTAGAAATGATTGAACCGGTGTATCAGAAATGCAGGTATCGGGTCAACCAATGCAAGTTACACCCTTGGATTCGGCGTATGTTGATTAAAGTTGCGAAGCAAGCACGGTTTTTTGAATTCGATTCAGATGGCAATGCAACATGGGACTGTTCAGCTACACACCGTGCCTGTCTAGTTGAAGAGCACCAACAGGAAATTGATGCGGCATCACTCAGAAACCTTCTAACAATATTTAATGTGAATGAGCAATACCTACAATTTGATAAGTGTTGGTTCTTGGATTTGAGGAAGATTGCAGTTCTCCAACTAGGAAGGTGGCACAACTTACGTCGACACCATATTGAGGTTGACAGTACTGATTTTTTGGAAGGACTGCAGTTATCCAATCAATTGAAATATCTTTGTCTGAGGGGCATCTCTAGAATCATTGAACTTCCTGCTTCCATTGGTGGACTCTCAAATCTCAGGATCTTGGACCTTCATGCCTGTCATAACCTTGAGAGACTGAGTGCTAGCATCACGTCTCTTCAAATGCTCACCCACCTTGATGTGTCAGAATGTTACTTGCTGGAAGGCATGCCAAGGGGTATTGGCTTGCTTACTGAACTCCATGTGCTGAAAGGGTTTGTCATTGGTGGTTCAACTGGCAATTACAATTGTCGGGTAGCAGAGTTGGCTAGGCTGGACAAATTGAAGAAGCTGACCATATATATTGGAAGCAAAGTTACAGTGACAGAAGATGAACTCAATGAACTTGAGAACATCAAAGGCCTTTGCGTGCTGAAAATTACATGGGCTGTATCACTTTCAAAGAAAGAACGAGTCCATCAAACTTCTGATTCTACACCATTGCTAACTTCACTCTCCCTACCTCTAAATCTCGAAAAGCTAGACCTGCGCTGCTTCCCTGGAGAAAAGATACCAGAATGGTTAAGTCCGAGTAAGCTGTTGAGACTGAAGAGGCTCTACTTCACTGGAGGAATGCTAAGAACTTTTGGCAACAAAAACATGTCAGAGGTGTGGAACATTGAGGTTTTGCGCCTGAAATTCTTGAATGATTTATCAGTACAATGGACCCAGGTGCATGACATATTTCCAAAACTGACCTTTCTAGAGGTCTTCAGATGTAGGAAGCTAGAATCCTTCCCTTGCGATAAGGATGGGGTGTGGATGAACCATGATATGAAGGATATCAGAAAGTAG